The following coding sequences lie in one Myxococcus xanthus genomic window:
- a CDS encoding dihydroorotase — protein sequence MSSTVLFRRGRVIDPRNGVDGVRDVLVRDGKVVEVSETLLPVPSSAEVVDATGKWVLPGFIDLHVHLREPGEEGKETVLTGCRAAVAGGFTAVVAMPNTKVVNDNAMVTELVLNRARAAGLCHVYPAGAITKGLKGEELAEMGELVSAGCVAITDDGRPVMNASLMRRTLQYATQFDVPVMVHEEDLTLSAGGAMHEGTTSTRLGLRGIPASAEVAMVARDLVLLEETKGRLHVAHVSCEGSVRLIREAKRSGLRVTCEVAPHHFILDDRAVGDYDTHAKMAPPLRADTDVQALREALVDGTVDAIATDHAPHGVLDKQVEFEKGINGIVGLETALGLTLELVHAGVLTANRAVELLTHGPAKAFGLPGGHLAPGAPADVTVVDPDAEWTVDAHQFHSRSRNTPFHGRKQKGLVIQTWVAGHKVFDKGQVGQSKESR from the coding sequence ATGAGCTCCACGGTGCTCTTCAGACGGGGGCGTGTCATCGACCCTCGCAACGGGGTGGACGGCGTCCGCGACGTGCTGGTCCGCGACGGCAAGGTGGTGGAGGTGTCGGAGACCCTGCTGCCAGTGCCCTCCAGCGCCGAGGTGGTGGATGCCACCGGCAAGTGGGTGCTGCCGGGCTTCATCGACCTGCACGTCCACCTGCGCGAGCCGGGCGAGGAGGGCAAGGAGACGGTCCTCACCGGCTGCCGCGCCGCCGTGGCGGGTGGTTTCACCGCCGTGGTGGCCATGCCCAACACCAAGGTGGTCAACGACAACGCCATGGTGACGGAGCTGGTGCTGAACCGCGCCCGCGCCGCGGGCCTGTGCCACGTCTATCCCGCCGGGGCCATCACCAAGGGCCTCAAGGGCGAGGAGCTGGCGGAGATGGGCGAGCTCGTGTCCGCCGGCTGCGTGGCCATCACCGACGACGGCCGCCCGGTGATGAACGCGTCGCTGATGCGGCGCACGCTCCAGTACGCCACCCAGTTCGACGTGCCCGTCATGGTCCACGAGGAGGACCTGACGCTGTCCGCGGGTGGGGCCATGCATGAGGGCACCACCTCCACGCGGCTGGGGCTGCGCGGCATCCCTGCTTCCGCGGAGGTGGCGATGGTGGCGCGAGATCTGGTGCTGCTGGAGGAGACGAAGGGCCGGCTGCACGTGGCGCACGTGTCCTGCGAGGGCAGCGTGCGGCTCATCCGCGAGGCCAAGCGCAGCGGTCTGCGCGTCACCTGCGAGGTGGCGCCGCACCACTTCATCCTGGATGACCGTGCCGTGGGGGACTACGACACCCACGCGAAGATGGCCCCGCCGCTGCGCGCGGACACCGACGTGCAGGCCCTGCGCGAGGCGCTGGTGGACGGGACGGTGGACGCCATCGCCACGGACCACGCGCCGCACGGCGTGTTGGACAAGCAGGTGGAGTTCGAGAAGGGCATCAACGGCATCGTGGGGCTGGAGACGGCCCTGGGGCTGACGCTGGAGCTGGTGCATGCGGGCGTGCTCACCGCGAACCGCGCGGTGGAGCTGCTGACGCACGGGCCCGCGAAGGCGTTCGGCCTGCCGGGCGGTCACCTGGCGCCTGGGGCGCCGGCGGACGTCACGGTGGTGGACCCGGACGCGGAGTGGACGGTGGACGCCCACCAGTTCCATTCCCGCAGCCGGAATACACCGTTCCATGGCCGGAAGCAGAAGGGGCTCGTTATCCAGACGTGGGTCGCGGGCCACAAGGTGTTCGACAAGGGCCAGGTCGGCCAGAGCAAGGAGTCGCGGTGA
- the carA gene encoding glutamine-hydrolyzing carbamoyl-phosphate synthase small subunit, with protein MTKRAVLALADGTTFEGRAFGAVGETVGEVVFNTTMYGYQEVLTDPSYVGQIVTMSYPEIGNVGANPEDEEGARVHAVGMVVRALSEQPSNWRAKESLDAYLKRNGVAGIEGIDTRRLVRHLRTHGAQMGVISSEGQSPSALVERARSARGMEGLDLATGVSTKEAYTFTQPSPDVFTGLGEVRVPAEPRFDVVAYDYGLKKSMLHFLVDVGCRVTVVPATTTAEEVLARKPNGVFLANGPGDPAAVKGADRTVAALLGKVPVFGICLGHQIMALALGGRTYKMKFGHRGGNQPVKDLTTGKVEITAQNHGFAVDDASLKGLAVVTHINLNDGTVEGLAVPDARAFSVQYHPEASPGPHDARYLFDRFAKLMAG; from the coding sequence ATGACAAAGCGGGCAGTGCTCGCCCTGGCGGATGGCACCACGTTCGAAGGCCGTGCGTTTGGCGCGGTGGGCGAAACGGTGGGTGAAGTGGTGTTCAACACGACCATGTACGGTTACCAGGAGGTCCTCACGGACCCCTCGTACGTGGGCCAGATTGTCACCATGTCGTACCCGGAGATTGGCAACGTCGGCGCCAACCCGGAGGACGAGGAGGGCGCCCGGGTGCACGCGGTGGGCATGGTGGTGCGCGCCCTCAGCGAGCAGCCGTCCAACTGGCGCGCGAAGGAGTCGCTGGACGCGTACCTGAAGCGCAACGGAGTGGCCGGCATCGAGGGCATCGACACCCGCCGCCTGGTGCGCCACCTGCGCACGCACGGCGCGCAGATGGGCGTCATCTCCAGCGAGGGCCAGTCCCCCTCTGCCCTGGTGGAGCGTGCCCGCTCCGCGCGCGGCATGGAGGGCCTGGACCTGGCCACGGGCGTGTCCACGAAGGAGGCCTACACCTTCACCCAGCCCTCGCCGGACGTCTTCACCGGCTTGGGAGAGGTGCGGGTGCCGGCCGAGCCCCGCTTCGACGTGGTGGCCTACGACTACGGCCTGAAGAAGTCGATGCTGCACTTCCTGGTGGACGTGGGCTGCCGCGTGACGGTGGTGCCGGCCACCACCACGGCGGAAGAGGTGCTGGCGCGCAAGCCGAACGGCGTCTTCCTGGCCAACGGCCCTGGAGATCCGGCGGCGGTGAAGGGCGCGGACCGCACCGTGGCGGCGCTGCTGGGCAAGGTGCCGGTGTTCGGCATCTGCCTGGGGCATCAAATCATGGCGCTGGCCCTGGGCGGCCGGACGTACAAGATGAAGTTTGGCCACCGGGGCGGAAACCAGCCGGTGAAGGACCTCACGACGGGCAAGGTGGAAATCACCGCGCAGAACCACGGCTTCGCCGTGGATGACGCCAGCCTCAAGGGCCTGGCCGTCGTGACGCACATCAACCTCAACGACGGCACGGTGGAGGGTCTGGCTGTTCCGGACGCGCGGGCCTTCAGCGTGCAGTACCACCCCGAGGCCTCGCCCGGCCCCCATGACGCGCGCTATCTCTTCGACAGGTTCGCGAAGCTGATGGCGGGGTAG
- the pyk gene encoding pyruvate kinase codes for MRKAKIICTLGPASDSPEVIEGLIRAGMNMARLNFSHGTHEEHRRRVETIRKVAKRLGTPVAILQDIQGPKIRLGRFEGGQLLVKQGQSVTVTTRNVLGQDGVIPTPIKTLVKDVAKGHEILLDDGRVRLRVLRVQGQDVQCRVEVGGVLKNHKGLNLPGSPMSVPTITRKDAVDLAFGQEVGVDYVALSFVRTPEDIKKARAHVAKLKTPLIAKIEKPQAVERVEEIAAVADGIMVARGDLGVEMPLERLPAIQKRMVSAVNRMGGLVIVATEMLESMVANARPTRAEVSDVANAILDGADAVMLSGETAAGNYPIEAASTMACIVEETERGVVKHQHHSPFERSEDLGTGVAAAAVAAATQLGIGTIVAYTESGHTARLISEFRPRARIIALTPSETAVNRMALYWGVTGLQVARVSTTDAMLSQVRQLCRKEKIGAPGTPVVVVAGVPLNVPGNTNLMSIHRI; via the coding sequence ATGCGCAAGGCGAAAATCATCTGCACCCTGGGCCCCGCTTCGGACTCGCCCGAGGTCATCGAAGGGCTCATCCGCGCGGGCATGAACATGGCGCGGCTGAACTTCTCGCACGGCACGCACGAGGAGCACCGCCGCCGGGTGGAAACCATCCGCAAGGTCGCGAAGCGCCTGGGCACGCCGGTGGCCATCCTCCAGGACATCCAGGGGCCGAAGATCCGCCTGGGCCGCTTCGAAGGGGGCCAGCTGCTGGTGAAGCAGGGCCAGTCCGTCACGGTGACGACGCGCAACGTCCTGGGCCAGGACGGCGTCATCCCCACCCCCATCAAGACGCTGGTGAAGGACGTGGCCAAGGGCCACGAAATCCTCCTGGATGACGGGCGCGTGCGGCTGCGGGTGCTGCGCGTCCAAGGGCAGGACGTGCAGTGCCGCGTGGAGGTGGGCGGTGTGCTCAAGAATCACAAGGGCCTCAACCTGCCCGGCTCGCCCATGTCGGTGCCCACGATTACCCGCAAGGACGCGGTGGACCTGGCCTTTGGCCAGGAGGTGGGCGTGGACTACGTGGCGCTGTCCTTCGTCCGCACGCCCGAGGACATCAAGAAGGCGCGCGCGCACGTGGCGAAGCTGAAGACGCCCCTCATCGCGAAGATTGAAAAGCCCCAGGCGGTGGAGCGCGTGGAGGAGATTGCCGCCGTGGCGGACGGCATCATGGTGGCGCGTGGCGACCTGGGTGTGGAGATGCCCCTGGAGCGCCTGCCCGCCATCCAGAAGCGCATGGTGAGCGCGGTGAACCGCATGGGCGGGCTCGTCATCGTCGCCACGGAGATGCTGGAGAGCATGGTGGCCAACGCGCGCCCCACCCGCGCCGAGGTGTCCGACGTGGCCAACGCCATCCTCGACGGCGCGGACGCCGTCATGCTGTCCGGCGAGACGGCCGCGGGCAATTACCCCATCGAAGCGGCGTCCACCATGGCGTGCATCGTGGAGGAGACGGAGCGCGGCGTGGTGAAGCACCAGCACCACTCCCCCTTCGAGCGTTCCGAGGATTTGGGCACCGGCGTGGCCGCGGCGGCCGTGGCGGCGGCGACACAGCTGGGCATTGGCACCATCGTCGCCTACACGGAGAGCGGCCACACCGCGCGCCTCATCTCCGAGTTCCGGCCCCGCGCGCGCATCATCGCCCTCACGCCGAGCGAGACGGCCGTGAATCGCATGGCGCTCTACTGGGGCGTGACGGGCCTGCAGGTGGCGCGCGTCTCCACCACGGACGCCATGCTCAGCCAGGTGCGCCAGTTGTGCCGGAAGGAGAAGATCGGCGCGCCCGGTACGCCCGTGGTGGTGGTGGCCGGGGTCCCACTCAACGTCCCGGGCAACACCAACCTGATGAGCATCCACCGCATCTGA
- a CDS encoding bifunctional nuclease family protein — protein sequence MFPAFTPPVALAALGKAQGQPCITEGEDDPKACSELVELEVQDVVPLEEAQAHAVVLATKDKGIVLPVFVDEASAISIAFRLAERQPPQPLAQDLLDDVVTELGAKVTEVRIDDLRDNVYSGRVFLEQGKKKMTLDARPSDSIAMALTSHARIRVTRKVLTLAGITREEIEGLQQEGPGVGGSGPLDAPGFPAPGAPSEPPIDMDMRGLPPGHSMPKAPLGTGKEIEL from the coding sequence ATGTTTCCCGCCTTCACTCCACCAGTAGCGCTGGCGGCCCTGGGAAAGGCTCAGGGTCAGCCCTGCATCACCGAAGGAGAAGACGACCCCAAGGCCTGCTCCGAGCTCGTCGAGCTCGAGGTGCAGGATGTCGTCCCGCTGGAGGAGGCCCAGGCCCACGCCGTGGTCCTGGCCACCAAGGACAAGGGCATCGTCCTCCCGGTGTTCGTGGACGAGGCCTCGGCCATCTCCATCGCCTTCCGGCTGGCGGAGCGTCAGCCACCCCAGCCGCTCGCACAGGACCTCCTGGACGACGTGGTGACGGAGCTGGGCGCCAAGGTGACGGAGGTCCGCATCGACGACCTGCGTGACAACGTCTACTCGGGCCGCGTCTTCCTGGAGCAGGGCAAGAAGAAGATGACGCTGGACGCCCGGCCGTCGGACTCCATCGCCATGGCGCTCACCAGCCATGCCCGCATCCGCGTCACCCGCAAGGTGCTGACGCTGGCCGGCATCACCCGCGAGGAGATCGAGGGCCTCCAGCAGGAAGGCCCCGGCGTGGGCGGCAGCGGGCCGCTGGACGCGCCCGGCTTCCCTGCCCCGGGTGCCCCGAGCGAGCCGCCTATCGACATGGACATGCGGGGCCTGCCGCCGGGCCACTCGATGCCCAAGGCGCCGCTGGGCACGGGCAAGGAAATCGAGCTCTAG
- a CDS encoding AMP-dependent synthetase/ligase, translating to MDLPKTVVHALHDRAAQQEQRPALWTRRGGAYAPTSWFEYGQRVRRFALGLHALGVGTGQPVGILSFNREEWHVADLAAIAMGGVPVGLYTTSAPEQLEYILGHCESTLLVVENEKHLRTALALRERLPKLRHVVVIDAPTVLPEGVLRYSDVMALGTGADEKPYWDSVHSLTPEAMGTLIYTSGTTGHPKGVMLSHHNLVWTAKQLTDSVTFGRPDASSLVSYLPLSHIAEQIISLHSPLLNGVQVYFAASVDTMPQSLREVRPSFFFGVPRVWEKFKAKAEEGLASQPPSKRRVVAWARRVASERHERVMRHQSVPMTLEAQYLLARRLVFAPLKERIGMERVSFFATAAAPIGRDVLDFFASIDMVIHEVWGMTEVTGPGTVNTESHTRLGSVGRAMMGVELRIADDGELLVRGGNVCMGYYKNPEATAELLVDGWLHSGDVGQLDPDGYVQITGRKKDIIVTSGGKKTSPSNIEELLKALPGVGQAVVLGERRNFLVALLTLDAEKARALAKAQGWPEDAAQLAEDARLHQFLQELVERDVNPKLSRFETIKRFAVLPKDFSVEGGELTPKLSVRRNVVAEKYADLVESLYDESPQGGSRTG from the coding sequence ATGGACCTTCCCAAGACGGTGGTGCATGCGCTCCATGACCGGGCCGCCCAGCAGGAGCAGCGCCCAGCCCTGTGGACGCGCCGTGGGGGCGCCTATGCGCCCACCTCATGGTTTGAATATGGGCAGCGGGTGCGGCGCTTCGCCCTGGGGTTGCACGCGCTGGGCGTGGGCACGGGCCAGCCGGTGGGCATCCTGAGCTTCAACCGCGAGGAGTGGCACGTCGCCGATCTGGCGGCCATCGCCATGGGGGGCGTCCCTGTCGGTCTCTACACCACCAGCGCCCCGGAGCAGCTGGAGTACATCCTGGGGCACTGTGAGTCCACGCTCCTGGTGGTGGAGAACGAGAAGCACCTGCGCACCGCCCTGGCCCTGCGCGAGCGGCTGCCCAAGCTGCGCCACGTGGTCGTCATCGATGCGCCCACGGTGCTTCCGGAAGGCGTGCTGCGTTACTCGGACGTCATGGCCCTGGGCACCGGCGCGGACGAGAAGCCCTATTGGGACAGCGTCCACTCCCTGACGCCGGAGGCCATGGGCACGCTCATCTACACCTCTGGCACCACCGGCCACCCCAAGGGGGTGATGCTCAGCCACCACAACCTGGTGTGGACGGCGAAGCAGCTCACCGACTCGGTGACGTTCGGCCGGCCCGACGCGTCCTCGCTCGTGTCGTATCTGCCGCTGTCGCACATCGCCGAGCAGATCATCTCCCTCCACAGCCCCTTGCTGAACGGGGTGCAGGTGTACTTCGCGGCGTCGGTGGACACGATGCCGCAGAGCCTGCGGGAGGTGCGCCCCTCGTTCTTCTTCGGCGTGCCGCGCGTGTGGGAGAAGTTCAAGGCAAAGGCGGAGGAGGGACTGGCCTCGCAGCCGCCCTCGAAGCGCCGGGTGGTGGCCTGGGCGCGTCGAGTCGCCTCGGAGCGGCATGAGCGGGTGATGCGCCACCAGAGCGTCCCGATGACGCTGGAGGCCCAGTATCTGCTCGCCCGGCGGCTCGTCTTCGCCCCGCTGAAGGAGCGCATCGGCATGGAGCGGGTGTCCTTCTTCGCCACGGCGGCGGCGCCCATCGGCCGGGACGTGCTGGACTTCTTCGCCTCCATCGACATGGTCATCCACGAGGTGTGGGGCATGACGGAGGTGACGGGCCCCGGCACGGTGAATACCGAGTCCCACACGCGGCTGGGCTCCGTGGGCCGGGCGATGATGGGGGTGGAGCTGCGCATCGCGGACGACGGCGAGCTGCTGGTGCGCGGCGGCAACGTCTGCATGGGGTACTACAAGAACCCGGAGGCTACCGCCGAGCTGCTGGTGGACGGGTGGCTGCACTCCGGTGACGTGGGCCAGCTGGACCCGGACGGCTACGTCCAGATCACCGGCCGCAAGAAGGACATCATCGTCACCTCGGGCGGGAAGAAGACGTCACCCTCCAACATCGAGGAGCTGCTCAAGGCCCTGCCCGGCGTGGGCCAGGCGGTGGTGCTGGGCGAGCGCCGCAACTTCCTGGTGGCCTTGCTGACCCTGGACGCGGAGAAGGCGCGAGCCCTGGCCAAGGCGCAGGGGTGGCCGGAGGACGCCGCCCAGCTCGCGGAGGACGCCCGCCTGCATCAGTTCCTCCAGGAGCTCGTGGAGCGCGACGTGAATCCGAAGCTGTCCCGCTTCGAGACCATCAAGCGCTTCGCGGTGCTGCCGAAGGACTTCTCCGTGGAGGGCGGCGAGCTGACGCCGAAGCTGAGCGTGCGCCGCAACGTGGTGGCGGAGAAGTACGCCGACCTCGTGGAGTCGCTCTACGACGAGTCCCCGCAGGGCGGTTCTCGGACGGGCTGA
- a CDS encoding citrate synthase → MAKDTLTITDNRTGKTYEVPIENGCIRTNALRQIKAGDDDFGLMGYDPAFLNTANCKSAITFIDGDKGILEYRGYPIEQLAEKSSFLEVAYLLLNGELPTPKELEQFNHLVTHHTYVHENVKSFMDGFRYDAHPMSMVSSTVAALSSFYPDAKNIKDPLSRRIQITRLIAKMPTIAAFSYRHTMGLPYIYPDNDLSYVANFLAMIKRIGTSTYKVHPVLERALDILFILHADHEQNCSTTSVRTVGSSEVDPYSAVSAGIGALYGPLHGGANEAVLRMLRDIGHISKIPEFIKSVKSGEGEKKLMGFGHRVYKSYDPRAKVIKRVADEVFEVTGKNPLLEIAVELERIALEDEYFVKRKLYPNVDFYSGLIYEAMGFQVEMFPVLFAIPRTVGWCAQWEEMVTDNEQKIARPRQVFTGAPRRDYVPMDKRAAK, encoded by the coding sequence ATGGCCAAGGACACGCTGACGATCACCGACAATCGGACCGGGAAGACCTACGAGGTCCCGATCGAGAACGGCTGTATTCGCACCAATGCTCTCCGCCAGATCAAAGCGGGCGACGATGACTTTGGGTTGATGGGATACGACCCGGCGTTCCTCAATACAGCCAACTGTAAGAGCGCCATCACCTTCATCGATGGGGACAAGGGCATCCTGGAGTACCGGGGCTACCCCATCGAGCAGCTCGCGGAGAAGTCGAGCTTCCTCGAGGTCGCCTACCTCCTGCTCAACGGCGAGCTGCCCACGCCGAAGGAGCTGGAGCAGTTCAACCACCTCGTCACGCACCACACGTACGTGCACGAGAACGTGAAGAGCTTCATGGACGGGTTCCGCTACGACGCGCACCCCATGTCCATGGTGAGCTCCACGGTGGCGGCGCTGTCCAGCTTCTACCCCGACGCGAAGAACATCAAGGACCCGCTGAGCCGCCGCATCCAGATCACGCGGCTCATCGCGAAGATGCCTACCATCGCCGCGTTCTCCTACCGGCACACGATGGGCCTGCCGTACATCTACCCGGACAACGACCTGTCCTACGTCGCCAACTTCCTGGCGATGATCAAGCGCATCGGCACGTCGACCTACAAGGTCCACCCGGTGCTCGAGCGCGCGCTCGACATCCTCTTCATCCTGCACGCGGACCACGAGCAGAACTGCTCCACCACGTCCGTGCGCACGGTGGGCTCGTCCGAGGTGGATCCGTACTCGGCGGTCAGCGCGGGCATCGGCGCCCTCTACGGCCCGCTGCACGGCGGCGCCAACGAGGCGGTGCTCCGCATGCTCCGCGACATCGGCCACATCTCCAAGATCCCGGAGTTCATCAAGTCGGTGAAGAGCGGCGAGGGTGAGAAGAAGCTGATGGGCTTCGGTCACCGCGTCTACAAGTCCTACGACCCGCGCGCCAAGGTCATCAAGCGCGTGGCCGACGAGGTCTTCGAGGTGACGGGCAAGAACCCGCTGCTCGAGATCGCCGTCGAGTTGGAGCGCATCGCGCTCGAGGACGAGTACTTCGTGAAGCGGAAGCTGTACCCGAACGTCGACTTCTACTCGGGCCTCATCTACGAGGCGATGGGCTTCCAGGTCGAGATGTTCCCGGTGCTCTTCGCCATCCCCCGCACGGTGGGCTGGTGCGCGCAGTGGGAGGAGATGGTGACGGACAACGAGCAGAAGATTGCCCGTCCGCGCCAGGTGTTCACGGGCGCCCCGCGCCGCGACTACGTCCCCATGGACAAGCGCGCCGCCAAGTAG
- a CDS encoding 3-phosphoshikimate 1-carboxyvinyltransferase translates to MSTAKASRIRVDPSALHAAPLTPPVSKSDAQRALVLGHLTGTWPLPSVQAEADEDLPADVRVLRQGIEALRLPPDAVRDIDCADGGAPFRILATQAAVTPSAQARFTGTPRLGERPHGPLFTSLREALGPAGLMLTEGSPWPVELRAPRDTSTIAPVFRVPGAQSSQYASSLLLGCAALYLRERRPWRVEIDGPLTSAGYLELTLTWLRRFGFDIQRSPSSYTVAGYVAPPAVPTLPGDWSSLGYLLLVAWKTGGTVVRANTDSAHPDDAIVRLIEQVGLRAVPTGAPFTLKVEGQLSGGLRASGEECPDLLPTLAALACVLPAPSTLTEVGILRVKESDRLEGIRTLVKAFGGTTELQGERLQIQPPRTPPSGFEMSSEGDHRLAMTAATLCVLSGTPLTLTGPECVEKSFPGFWRQLSGVGVRITDAR, encoded by the coding sequence ATGAGCACGGCGAAGGCTTCCCGCATCCGGGTGGACCCCTCCGCGCTGCACGCCGCGCCCCTCACCCCGCCGGTGTCCAAGTCGGACGCGCAGCGGGCACTGGTGCTGGGGCACCTCACGGGCACATGGCCGCTGCCCTCGGTGCAGGCCGAGGCGGACGAGGACCTCCCCGCCGACGTGCGCGTGCTGCGCCAGGGCATCGAGGCCCTGCGTCTGCCTCCGGACGCCGTGCGCGACATCGACTGCGCGGATGGCGGTGCGCCCTTCCGCATCCTGGCCACCCAGGCGGCGGTGACGCCCAGCGCACAGGCGCGCTTCACCGGCACGCCCCGCCTGGGCGAGCGGCCCCACGGCCCGCTCTTCACGTCCCTTCGCGAGGCCCTGGGTCCCGCGGGCCTCATGCTCACGGAGGGCTCGCCCTGGCCGGTGGAGCTGCGCGCGCCCCGTGACACGTCGACGATCGCACCCGTGTTCCGCGTGCCCGGCGCCCAGAGCAGCCAGTACGCCTCCAGCCTGCTGCTGGGCTGCGCGGCGCTGTACCTGCGCGAGCGCCGCCCCTGGCGCGTGGAGATTGACGGCCCCCTCACCAGCGCGGGCTACCTGGAGCTGACGCTGACGTGGCTGCGGCGCTTCGGCTTCGACATCCAGCGCTCACCGTCGAGCTACACCGTCGCCGGGTACGTGGCGCCCCCGGCCGTCCCGACGCTTCCGGGAGACTGGTCGTCCCTGGGCTACCTGCTGCTGGTGGCATGGAAGACGGGCGGAACCGTGGTCCGCGCGAACACGGACAGTGCCCACCCGGACGACGCCATTGTCCGGTTGATTGAGCAGGTGGGCCTGCGCGCGGTGCCCACCGGTGCGCCCTTCACGCTGAAGGTGGAGGGTCAACTGTCAGGAGGCCTGCGCGCCTCCGGCGAGGAGTGCCCGGACCTGCTCCCCACGCTGGCCGCGCTCGCCTGCGTGCTTCCGGCGCCCTCCACGCTCACGGAGGTGGGCATCCTCCGCGTCAAGGAGAGCGACCGTCTTGAGGGCATCCGGACGCTCGTGAAGGCGTTCGGCGGAACCACGGAGCTTCAGGGGGAACGGCTGCAGATCCAACCACCCCGCACGCCACCTTCGGGCTTCGAGATGAGCAGCGAGGGGGACCATCGTCTCGCGATGACAGCTGCGACACTGTGTGTCCTGTCCGGCACGCCGCTGACGCTCACCGGTCCGGAGTGCGTTGAAAAGAGCTTTCCTGGGTTCTGGCGGCAGTTGTCGGGGGTGGGTGTTCGGATAACTGATGCACGCTGA
- a CDS encoding 3-dehydroquinate synthase produces the protein MSALPPGAYRPPSDRWGTFARLAKNLPEGSVAVVDRTVAKLHPTLIPTLEARSPRAIIQLTGGESAKTFTALEKVLANGLALPRSGTLVAVGGGTIGDVSTVAAHLLKRGVRLVQVPTTLLAAVDSSVGGKGAVDMTVRGRVVKNPAGVFHYADEGWVCPEFFDTLSDAQRREGALEAWKMVASLDAPLFRRYVRKPPALEKLVKDARALKESICAQDPYEHTGLRRVLNFGHTFGHVLESVSRFKLSHGDGVGLGMLLALDVGRHLGVTPEPVAAEVEAALANGPGVLGRERAAALLRRAPMKDVLALLTADKKAGAKGELRMVLLTAIGATEVRDVDEPSWRALWPAWTKGVRP, from the coding sequence ATGAGTGCTCTTCCTCCCGGGGCCTACCGTCCGCCGTCCGACCGCTGGGGCACCTTCGCCCGCCTCGCCAAGAACCTGCCCGAGGGCAGCGTGGCGGTGGTGGACCGCACGGTCGCGAAGCTCCACCCCACCCTCATCCCCACCCTGGAGGCGCGCAGCCCCCGCGCCATCATCCAGCTCACCGGCGGCGAGAGCGCCAAGACATTCACCGCCCTGGAGAAGGTCCTGGCCAACGGCCTGGCCCTCCCGCGCTCCGGCACGCTCGTGGCCGTGGGCGGCGGCACCATCGGTGACGTCTCCACCGTAGCCGCGCACCTCCTCAAGCGCGGCGTGCGCCTGGTGCAGGTCCCCACCACGCTGCTGGCGGCGGTGGACAGCAGCGTCGGCGGCAAGGGCGCTGTCGACATGACGGTGCGCGGGCGCGTGGTGAAGAACCCGGCCGGCGTCTTCCACTACGCGGACGAAGGCTGGGTGTGCCCCGAGTTCTTCGACACCCTCTCCGATGCGCAGCGCCGCGAAGGCGCGCTGGAGGCCTGGAAGATGGTGGCCAGCCTCGACGCGCCACTCTTCCGCCGCTACGTGCGCAAGCCGCCCGCGCTCGAGAAGCTGGTGAAGGACGCCCGCGCCCTCAAGGAAAGCATCTGCGCGCAGGACCCGTACGAGCACACGGGGCTGCGACGGGTGCTCAACTTCGGGCACACCTTCGGCCACGTGCTGGAGAGCGTGTCCCGCTTCAAGCTGTCCCACGGTGACGGCGTGGGCCTGGGCATGCTGCTGGCCCTGGACGTGGGCCGTCACCTGGGCGTGACACCGGAGCCCGTGGCCGCCGAGGTCGAAGCCGCCCTGGCCAATGGCCCTGGCGTACTGGGCCGCGAGCGCGCCGCCGCTCTGCTTCGCCGCGCGCCGATGAAGGACGTGCTGGCGCTGCTCACCGCCGACAAGAAGGCCGGCGCCAAGGGCGAGCTGCGCATGGTGCTGCTGACGGCCATTGGCGCCACCGAGGTACGAGACGTGGACGAACCGAGCTGGCGTGCCTTGTGGCCCGCGTGGACGAAGGGGGTGCGCCCATGA